One Argentina anserina chromosome 6, drPotAnse1.1, whole genome shotgun sequence genomic window, AAATTTGTGGAGAAAATGAATGAATTGAAGGTGGTGATAATCGTTGGTCATCACCGTCATTGGTTAGGTTACATTGGTAGGTCAAAAAATTTTGAACTGCTTGAACTGCTACCGAATCTAAAGAGAATCAGCTTGGACAACATCCCAATACATAGCCTAACCAAGAACCGCATGGAATTGAAGAGTGTAAAGAAGATATCTCTCAAGTCATGTCACATCAAGGCACACCTGAACAAAGGGGGTGCTGGCAAATTGTCATATGTTTTTCCGAATCTAGAGGAAATAAACATCGACCGTTGCTATCAGCCTGAAGAGCAGCTAGCGGATTTCTGTAATCTGATTCAATTAAAGAAGATTAGTATCTACAACTGTTGGGACCTACGTAGCTTGCCTGAAGAATTTGGAAATTTAGTGAACTTAGAAGTATTGAGGCTAAGGAGCTGTATTGGTCTGACGAACTCTCCTGGCTCAGTTAGGAAACACAAAAAGTTAAATGTCCTCGACCTGTCTGGTTGCTACTGTATTGATGAATTGCCTGAAGACATTGGTGAACTGAGCAGTTTGAGAAAGTTGGACATGAGGGGGTGCTTCGCAGTGAGGAAGCTGCCACCGTCAGTTTTGAATCTTAATCAGTTAGGTGAAGTATTGTGCGGTGACGATAATTCACATTTATGGGAAGCCTGTCTACCCACTCTCACAAACCTACGCATTATGAATTGAATTTTCACCACGGTTGGATCAGcgtttttgggttttgaatTGAACTTCACTATCATTTTTTTCGTACCTCGTTTATCTGTTCTTTTGATTGAACCAAAACTCTGTTcacttctcttttttcttttggctaTAATGTTATATATTTATCATTATCATGTAGAAAGCTCAAACATGAAACTTACCATGGAAACAGACAttaaaacttcaacttgttttAATACGAAATGGTTCCATGTTGGCCTCTATAGTCACCAAGTACATGACAGACAGTTTTACTAGCTAGGAACCAATCAGCAGTccgatgaaaaaaaaaacaaagctaGTTGTAGTATAGATTCTTACTAATACGGATATACAGCTTCATTCTTACTTTCTTAGCATAGATTCCTAGTGGTAACTAGTGTGACAAAACATAACACTCTGCATCACGCAAAAGGCTAACCAGAATCATGTTCCTAGCCTCCTAGGTCGTCTATCTTATGAAATGCTACCTACAGAGAAGACAAATGCACCTCATAACCTAGAGCTCTCCTTCATACTTCATAGTACTATCACTACATGCTTCCAAAAACAAGCAGGAAACCAATTAATTTTGGTGCATTATAAGTGCCAAAGTGATAAACCAAATCCAAGGGCTATTCCTTGAAGAAAACATGAAAGTCCCAGCACGCAAATCAGATATCTCATACTACTATTTGCTTCCGTAGAACTACATGCTTCAAGCCACTTCAAAATGATTTCATATCTGAGtggctagttttttttttttttttttttataatgatCTGAGTGGCTAGTTATAAGAACAAATAACCAGAGATAAACACGTGAATGTACAGCTACGTAAGTCTTTGTAGTGCACACAGAACTCGTCAACCAACTTGAAAACTAGAGTCTGTTGAGTTGGTGCTAGAATATCATTGTACGCATACAAATCACACAAAGTTGGAATTCGGATTTCACTTTGTAAAAAATACCATCAATATCAAAGTAACAGTGGAATTATACCTCCTAAACCTCCAGGTACGAATAAGTTTGGACGCAACTGCCATCTTAAGAAAACAGTAAAACCAACAGAATAGATGCACTCACTAGTCAATTCAATCAGACATGAACACACTTTATCAGTAAAATAGAACGATATCCAGGAAATGCCATAGACAATCATCTACATTGACATCAAAGGGGGTAACATATTCTTCAACACTAAATTTCAGATTAACAAATAAGTAAAAGGCTATGAAACTTCATGCTTCTACTGTGTTACCTAGCACGAAAGAAAACAACTCCCTCACCGGCGAAAACTCCACCAGCCCAATATCCATAGCATACCCAGCAACTGGCAACTTCAAGTCCCTCAACACGCAAAACGCTTCAGCCATCCGACTCTTGGGCACATCCTGAGCAACAGCACAGTAAGGCATCCAACAATCAGCGCGGTACTCCTCCCCAATCTCAACACCTTCTTTCTTCATTGCCTCACACAACTGTGACTGGAACTGAAGCAACGAAACCGAAGGAGTTGGTGCCAGAAACAGCACATTGTTATCAGTGGGAAAGCTCCCAATTGTCGAGAAGGACAGGGCCAAAGGCTCTTGCTTTGCTGCAAAAGCCTTGACCATGCTTTCGAGCTTTGCTGGTTCGACGAATGAGCTGGAGAAGAGAGTGATGTGAGGGCGTGATTCGATTTCGATGAGCTGGGTACTAATCTGACGGCGAGCAAGAACATTCCAAGCCTTCAAGACCTGGTTTTCCAGCGCTGGATCGAAGTAAAGCTCGATTGCATAGCCTTGTGACATTGCCACAGAATCAAAAAGTGGTTTAAAGCAATCGAATTTGGTCAAGATAAGCAAAACCCAATAACAGAAACTGAGATCTCAGAGTGTTGTGGAGGAATGAATGAAAACCCCCAAAATCAAAAAGCAAACCCAGTAGAATTAGGGCATTGAAATTTGGGGCTTTAGGGGTAAAGCAATCTACTTTGGTCAAAATGAGCAGAACCCAGTAGCGGAAACAGAGATCTCAGACTGCCCAGAAAGATAAACCACCAAATCAGATTGACCCAGAATTGTGAACAAGGGAAATGAGCCTTGGAGAATAAGGGTTCAAACAGAAAGAGACAAGGAATAAAGGGGAAATGGGAAATGAATCACTAACTCAAAAGGGGTCACGCTGTAGCAGCTAAGCTACGACTTTAAATcagtcagagagagagagagagagagagaggagcctTGCACCGTTGGTTGAAGAttgataaagaagaagaagagtacGGTGCAAGGTCACCTGTGGGTTTTGGTGGAGGTAGGTTGGGTTCAACTCTGGCTCCCTCTCTTCTGAGTTGGAGTTGAAATCGAGATTCAATGCTTCAAGAAATGAAGTATAGGACACAAAGGAGAGCATTTAATCTAATTATTGATTTGCAAAAAATGTTTGATTCAATTAGGCGAGCGACGGTCAAGAAAATATGCTCTTTCTTATTCCAGTCCAATTTTGAgtgtgatgtttttttttatatacatAAATGAGTGTGATGTTGTTGCTCCCTTCAAGTTCAAGGCTTGGGAGTTTAGGTACATTCTATTTTCTGTAAAAGCGTAGTTTCATTTGGGTGGTTCATGCCAAATTCTACATTTTCACTCAATTAGTTATGGCTTATACAAGGTAATGAACAATGTTAGTCATTTTCTCAAGTTTGTTTATATTACGAATACGAGATGATTGGAGGAATTTTGATTTACTTGATTGGTAAGTTCGTTTAAATATGATATGATTAGTAATTATGAAAATGCTGGTAAGAAGTAACGAAAAGAAAGAcattaaaaaaactaaacGTTGTTTTCATAATATACAAATTTTTTGTATACTTCAttacttcaatttcaatgtAACGAGAGTTGTCAGGATGGTGATTATACTTACACCGTTCACTCAAATGAACTTTCATGCCATTTCAACATTAGTAATGCAATAAGTAGATACAGATGAACTAAcgtaaaattatatataatactcATAACGTAGTAACACATTAAAGTCATCGTCGTTTTCAAATTCTCTACTctttattatttaatttaaaatttaatggAAATACAAGTTGCCCAATATGGCCCAAATTTAAAGGCACAATGATCCAGGCCCAACTCTCTCTCACACTCAGTTCCTTCCTTCTCCGTTACTACCGCCTCTGGttttaaaccaaaaccaagtctctctctctctctctctctcttctctgcaACAATAACAAGCCCTAAATCTTCAAACCCTCCACACACTCTTCAATTTTCCCTCGAAAAACTTCAAAATGGGAGAAACCAAAAGAAAGCGAGGAGCTTCAAACCCCAAAACCACAGAAACCGCAATGGACATCGACGACGCCGCCCCGCTCCCCACGACGGAGCCTCTCTCCGACGCCTCCGCCGCCGCAACCTCCCAGCCCTCCCGCCGCGGCCGCGGCCGTCCCCGGAAGACAGACTCCACCAACATCACCGCCTCGCCGGAGCGCCGCAGCTCGCGGCACGCGTCGGAGCAGAACGGGGACGCCGCGGCGGTGAGCTCGGAGCCGCCGCTGATGGCGCCGAGCTGGGAGAGCGTGGCGCGCGTGGTGCCGGCGATGGATTCGGTGGTGAAGGTGTTCTGCGTCCACACGGAGCCGAACTTCTCGCTGCCGTGGCAGAGGAAGAGGCAGTACAGCTCGAGTAGCAGTGGGTTTGTGATCGGGGGCAAAAGGGTCTTAACCAATGCGCATTCTGTGGAGCACCATACGCAGGTTAAGCTCAAGAAGCGTGGCTCTGAGACTAAGTACTTGGCCACCGTCTTGGCTATTGGCACTGAATGTGATATTGGTGAGTTTCCAACACCGAAAGTTTGGTTAGAATTGAAATGTATGCTGAAAGTTATTTACTTTTCGAAGAGTTGGTACACTAGTAAAGAAATAAAGATTGTAGCTTGAGAGTTAACGTGCTAAAAAGATGACATTTTTATGCGAACAATCTAAGAGTTTCAGAGTGTATAACTAGTCAAATCTCCTTGTAGGAAAATAGCATTTTAAGTAGTTTAGGTGAATGATAGAGGAGTAATTTATGTGTTGAAGGTGATTGAATTTACTTGCGCTCTGTTAAGGTAGAATTGTGATGTATTTAATATTAGTTAGTGAATCATGAGTTAGTAATTGCAATTAAAGTCGTTTATATGGGCTGCAGCCATGCTCACGGTGAGTGATGATGAGTTTTGGGAAGGAGTTTCACCGGTGGAGTTTGGGGAGTTGCCGGCGCTCCAGGACGCGGTGACGGTTGTGGGTTATCCTATCGGGGGCGACACAATCTCTGTGACGAGTGGTGTCGTGTCGCGTATGGAGATACTCTCATATGTTCATGGATCGACTGAGCTTCTTGGGCTGCAGGTTATTATCTTCTTGACATTGTCTGCTATATACACCTTAGAGACCTCAATTTCTTGCGTGCTTTAGTTTCCTGGTttcattctcatttgaatGCAATTACAGATAGATGCTGCTATAAACTCTGGAAACTCTGGCGGGCCTGCCTTCAACGACAAGGGAACCTGTGTGGGCATTGCTTTTCAGTCCCTTAAACATGAAGATGCGGAAAATATAGGCTATGTTATTCCAACACCTGTTATTAAGCACTTCATTACAGATTATGAGAAGAATGGAGCATATACAGGTTTGCTTGTAACTTGGTTTGTACTTTTAGTGAGATGAAAACAATAAAGATGGAATACAATCTGTTGTTTGCATATGGTCCTTGCAGCACATTTGTGATATGACTGTCTCTGGACTACATTCTTTATAGTGTTTCAATTGGTCCAAGTTATTATCTTCTTTTGTACTATACTTCTATTTATAAATTGTGGTCCAGGGTTCCCAATTATTGGAATTGAGTGGCAGAAGATGGAAAATCCTGATCTACGCACGTCAATGGGGATGAAAGCTGATCAAAAGGGTGTACGCATCCGAAGGATCGAACCTACAGCTCCAGATTCTCATCTTCTGAAACCATCTGATGTCATTCTTAGCTTTGATGGAGTTAATATTGCATATGATGGAACAGGTAAATTTACTTTATCTTTATTCTATAAAGATTTGGCACATTGGTCTCATAGCAGTACCACCGaatttattttatagaatGAAAGGTGAAATTTGGTTCTCCTTATTTATAGTAAATTTTTCAAGAACTTAGGATAGAATCTCGTTACTATCATTACTTTTTTTATTGTACATGCATTTTAAATTTAGCATAAGCTTTTGTTGATTCAGTATTAACACACTCTTTGGTATCAATTTTCCAGTACCATTCAGGCATGGGGAGCGCATAGGTTTCAGTTACCTTGTCTCTCAAAAATATACTGGCGATAGTGCTTTAGTAAAAGTTCTTCGTAACTCAAAGATACTTGAATTCAACATAAAACTTGGAACACACAAGCGTCTGATCCCGGCACACATCAACGGCAAACCTCCTTCCTATTATATCATTGGTGGATTTGTCTTTTCACCTGTATCAGTTCCATATCTGCGTTCTGAGGTGTGCCCTTGATTCCATACCACTTTCTCATTTACTCCATTTCCCGCTTTCTGTGTATGTTGCGTAATAAGCTATATCTTTCTTACTAttatacctttttttttctaatttattatatttagCTATGAGAATGTGTAGTACCATTATCCAGCCAAATTAATAGCATGTAGGTTTTGAAGctccacttttttttttaaaggtttTGAAGCTCCAAACAAATGTTAGAGTTTACTTTAATGGTGccctttattattttcttgggTTAAACTGGTGTACTCATGTGTTTAAGAAAAAAGATTGTTGATATTTAAGTTTTCTTTTAAGAAAATTTGTTAGTATATTTCTAAATGTTACCTGTGGTTATTCATTAATTTCCAGTATGGAAAGGACTATGACTTTGACGCACCAGTCAAACTATTGGACAAACATTTACATGCAATGGCAGAATCTAGTGATGAACAGCTCGTTGTTGTTTCTCAGGTTTCTCTCTCTGATCTATATTTTTCATGCTCTCCCATCTTATATAAGTTCTATTTGCTCTGCCTGCTTTCATGgattaaatttatatattcaaatTTGTGTTAGGTACTTGTTGCTGACATTAATATTGGATATGAGGACATTGTTAACACACAGGTAGGGTCTATTTGGGCTACTCAGGAATTTTTCCCTGTTTATATATTGTTCTTTTACTCTTTAAGGAAATGTTTAGCATTTTCATTCCATTCTAGTTAATATGTTTCGCCATCACCTTTTATGtttgtgatgatgatgagataaaCTTTCAGAAgcaattttattattaaaacaCACTTGTTGAAATGATTCTTTATTTGTGCAGGTTCTTGCTTTCAACGGTAAGCCTGTGAAAAATTTAAAGAACCTGGCCACCATGGTGGAGAGTTGCGATGATGAGTACCTAAAGTTTGATCTAGATTACAATCAGGTTTGGCTCACACATAGATTCCCCATATTTTCATGTGCTTATTCTGCATTTATCTTTTGGTAGCTGAATTGGAAACTTTGATATGCAGATGGTTGCCCTACAGACAAAAACAGCCAAAGCTGCAACTTTAGATATCCTTCTGACTCATTGCATACCTTCAGCTATGTCTGATGACCTTAAGTCTTAAGACCTAAGTGAAGACTAGTCGTTGGAAATGCTCATAATCGAACCAAATATAGCACTACAAAGATTTCATCACTTGTATGTGGAGGATAAGAGCCAGAGATCCGTAGCTTATTTAGTCACTATCTCTGTCGAGGAAGTATCTGCAGACATTTAGCATTGGAGTGAGTCTTCCATTACATCCTGTATCAACTATACGCCTTTGTTGAGTTTATGTGTTCTCTATAATTTTGTAATACCTAGTTTTTCTATAGAGAAAGCAGAAATAAAAGCTAGTTTTGCCAGATTGAGAGCTGCATCATCGTGTAATATGATCCATCGGCACATTTATCCATCACAGTAGAAAAGAGGTCTTGCCTCGTATTCTTTTTGATATTGTATAATTATTTAACATTGACCATTGAACTCATTTGGTAATTTCTTGGAAGTGATCCATGCTATGTTATACTCGAGGATAATTCTCTTCTTCGACTGGGTCTGGATTCAAGAACTCCGGCGGCCATATATGTCTTGTACGTTATTCCAACCTGGAACAGTTCTGATTCTAAGCAATTTCTTAGAAAAGCTGACACCAAATTCTTAAAACGTACAAATAAGTCTGTAAGACGAATCTCTCCTAGCTTGGAATCCATTTACACATGGTCATATTGACGTGAACATGCAACTAATAATTGGCTTCATAGAATAGCTGTGTGTGACTTGTCGTACAGTATCTCGCAAGTTATAATAAACCTAAAACCCTCATACATCGTCACCCAGAGATAAAACGTACATTGACTCTGAATCTGAAACCACCGAGTCTCCGGTCGACGTGTAAAAGGAAACCAAGAAAAAAGTTTCTTTCCCTATAAACCATTTACTATGGCGACTCAGACTAACCCACCAAACCCCGTTGACGGCCATTTTTATATAAACCAAGAACGTAACGTCAAACAACGCAAACCCCAGTACAATGTATCTCCAGTTCATCAATCCCACAAGCACAACCACCACCTTAAACGACAACCTCCCCATCTCCAAGATAGCTTGTTCTTGTATGCCGCAGCAATCACTTGCTGATCAGAACAGTGGCTTGGTTGGCGTGTCAGAGCCGGAGCCGATGGTGCAGAGGTgggatgatggtggtggtagGAGAGTGGTGCCAGCGATGGACGCGGTGGTGAAGGTGTTTTGTGTGCACACAGAGCCGAACTTCTCGTTGCCGTGGCAGAGGAAGAAGCAGTATAGTACGAGTAGTAGTGGCTTTGTGATCGGGGATAGGAGGGTGTTGACCAATGCGCATTCTGTGGATCACCATACACAGGTCAAGGTCAAGAAACGTGGCTCTGACACTAAGTACTTGGCAACTGTGTTGGCCATTGGAACCGAGTGTGACATTGGTATGCAACCGTTttccttctcttctcttttttcGTTACTTCATTTTCAGTATTGATAGACTGATCAGTGATATGTAGCGTACCAATATTCGAAAAATTACTGTACTGATAAGTTAGCTGGGTGTATTACCATTCCCATTTCCCAAGTAATTGAAGTTTGTTTGTGTGTGattcattttgttgatgatgGTTAAGCAATGCTTTCGGTGAGTGATGATGAGTTCTGGGAAGGGATTTCACCTGTGGAGTTTGGGAGTTTGCCTGCGCTGCAAGATGCTGTGACTGTTGTGGGATACCCTATAGGGGGCGACACAATCTCTGTGACGAGTGGTGTTGTGTCACGCATGCAGATACTTTCTTATGTTCATGGTTCCACTGAGCTACTCGGAATGCAGGTGAGTATCTCTAGACAATTCGTATAAAATAGTTGAAAGATACCAGAATTTGAGACTTAAAGTGTCGTGGGATATCTATCTTCAATGTTATGTAGATAGATGCTGCAATAAACTCTGGAAACTCTGGTGGGCCGGCGTTTAATGATAAGGGAAAATGTGTGGGGATTGCATTTCAGTCTCTTAAGCATGAAGATGCGGAAAATATAGGCTATGTCATACCAATACCAGTTATTATGCACTTCATTTTGGATTATGAGAAGAATGGGGCGTATACAGGTACAGTAACTCTCACTAGTTTAATGTTTAGTGATTTTTCTTGTCTTAACAGTAATCATTATTTGTATATGCAGCAATAAGAACTCCTCATTTGTGCTTTGGTTCTAATTGACATTTGTGGCATTACAGGGTTCCCAATTCTTGGAATTGAGTGGCAAAAGATGGAAAATCCTGATTTGCGCATGTCAATGGGGATGAGACCTGATCAAAAGGGCGTGCGAATCAAAAGAATGGAGCCTACATCTCCGGAATGTCATGTTTTGAAACCATCTGATGTTATTCTTAGCTTTGATGGAGTTAATATTGCTAATGATGGCACAGGTATAGTTTTGtgttctcttttttttaagTCACCTTTGCACTCCTGTGTTTTCTGGAAGATGCTCTATATCCTATATTTATCAATAGAAGTGTCATAAGCTTTCTGAATTTAAATGTTAACAGTACTATGGGTTTCAACGTTTTAGTTCCATTCAGGCATGGAGAGCGCATAGGTTTCAGTTATCTTGTCTCCCAAAAATACATTGGAGATCAGGCTCTAGTTAAAGTTCTACGCAATTCCCAGACACTTGAATTCAACATAAAACTAGCGAAACACAAGGAACTGATCCCTTCACACATACATGGAAAACCTCCTTCCTATTATATCATTGCAGGATTTGTTTTCACAGCTGTATCTGTTCCATATCTGCGTTCTGAGGTGCGTGTCTGAATTCATGCTTCAGAGCTTTCTCTTCTTTTACATTCCACTCTGCGTCTCTTTCTCCCTGTTAACCTCTGAAGTTTTGTTCACTTACAGTTTGGAAATTTATTTGATGTTCCGATCAAACTGTTGGACAAACATTTACATGCAATGGCAGAGTCCGTTGATGAACAGCTTGTTGTTGTTTCTCAggtttctctcttctctctctccccccccccccccctctcttTCTACTATGATTTTCCATCATCTTTATCATTTACGTTTCTTTCATGGCTCAAGTTTTCTCGATATTGTTATAGGTACTTGTTGCTGACATTAATATTGGTTATGAAGACATTGTTAACAATCAGGTATGAAATCTGTTATATAACTCACCCTACTTGATGATCTTTagtgcttaaaagcttgtagATAagcttcatttttttcttcgtCTCTCTATCTGATTCCACAAATCATTAACTGAGGTGAAATGACTGAACTATATAGAATGAACTTGAGAAGACTGATCTTTCATCTGTTTAGGTGCTTGACTTCAATGGTAAGCCTGTGAAGAACCTTAAGGGCCTAGCCAACATGGTCGAGAATTGTAATGACGAGTACCTAAAGTTCAGCCTAGAATATAACCAGGTATCAATCTTTTGAGATTCTTATCTCACACAGTGCAAGCATTCATGTTTTGCATTTTCTGTGGAGGTTAAATTGAATACTTCCTTTGCAGGTGGTTGTTCTGCAGACAAAAAATGCAAAGGCAGCAACACTAGATATACTCGCGACACACTGCATATCCTCGTCCATGTCTGATGACCTTAAGATTAAAGACAATATGTTGCAGGAAGTATAGTCTTTGTCCGATGATCTTAAGACTACGATTTTTAAGGAAGAACAAATGATCACTTATCCTTTAGCTGTATCCACATAGATTACTTTCAGGAAGACCTCAGGGGTAGCAAGTACATCTTGTAATAGAGAATGTGTTAAACGGCAAAACTATCTTTCTTGTAATCATTTACATTAGAAAACTTTATACAACTGAAAACGTTTAATCTACTCAGATCAACTAAAACAATTTACTACACAAGTTTCAGTTTTTGGCCGGGAATCAAGAGAATCCACCCTTCACTTTTCAGACTTGGTCTATATCAGATGCACTCCTAGACTTAAGTTATCTGATTCTAACTTGCTCTTACATAGTATTTTGTAAGAGAAATACAAAATTCTAAATAAAGCTGACTACATTTAGAAGACAGAATCTTGTTAAGGTCACTGTTTTTCACAAGTGCAAGCTCTAGCAGTTCCCAAATAGTGGTTCAATAGTTTGCAAAATCGCATAAAGATCCACACAATCTTCCTGTGTTCATCATGATTGATGAATAATTGAATTTCAATCACATCTGGACATCTTATTTACATAGTGTAGGGATTTAGGCACGTACCAAGATGCATGCTGGTATTTAGACTTGCACAGGACACCGTTTTCATAATGGGGACTGTTTTAAAATCCACAAGTTAAAAGTGCGTAGATGAATGAGGCTTTAACTTCTGCACCTGAGAAACTACATCTTCAGTTCTTCACCATGTATCGGTTGAGGGTTGAGTCTTGTGAGGCATGCAATTTTAACCTCTCATGAACTATTGCAATAATGCTAAATCCGACCAGAATATTCAACATTTCCAGTGAGAAAATAGGTGTTGATCACCTTGTATATACATACTGCTACAAAAGTTTGGTTTAGACATTCTCAGTTTTATAGGCTTGCAATAAAGGGGC contains:
- the LOC126799553 gene encoding uncharacterized protein LOC126799553, which codes for MSQGYAIELYFDPALENQVLKAWNVLARRQISTQLIEIESRPHITLFSSSFVEPAKLESMVKAFAAKQEPLALSFSTIGSFPTDNNVLFLAPTPSVSLLQFQSQLCEAMKKEGVEIGEEYRADCWMPYCAVAQDVPKSRMAEAFCVLRDLKLPVAGYAMDIGLVEFSPVRELFSFVLGNTVEA
- the LOC126799531 gene encoding protease Do-like 9, with amino-acid sequence MYLQFINPTSTTTTLNDNLPISKIACSCMPQQSLADQNSGLVGVSEPEPMVQRWDDGGGRRVVPAMDAVVKVFCVHTEPNFSLPWQRKKQYSTSSSGFVIGDRRVLTNAHSVDHHTQVKVKKRGSDTKYLATVLAIGTECDIAMLSVSDDEFWEGISPVEFGSLPALQDAVTVVGYPIGGDTISVTSGVVSRMQILSYVHGSTELLGMQIDAAINSGNSGGPAFNDKGKCVGIAFQSLKHEDAENIGYVIPIPVIMHFILDYEKNGAYTGFPILGIEWQKMENPDLRMSMGMRPDQKGVRIKRMEPTSPECHVLKPSDVILSFDGVNIANDGTVPFRHGERIGFSYLVSQKYIGDQALVKVLRNSQTLEFNIKLAKHKELIPSHIHGKPPSYYIIAGFVFTAVSVPYLRSEFGNLFDVPIKLLDKHLHAMAESVDEQLVVVSQVLVADINIGYEDIVNNQVLDFNGKPVKNLKGLANMVENCNDEYLKFSLEYNQVVVLQTKNAKAATLDILATHCISSSMSDDLKIKDNMLQEV
- the LOC126799529 gene encoding protease Do-like 9 — protein: MGETKRKRGASNPKTTETAMDIDDAAPLPTTEPLSDASAAATSQPSRRGRGRPRKTDSTNITASPERRSSRHASEQNGDAAAVSSEPPLMAPSWESVARVVPAMDSVVKVFCVHTEPNFSLPWQRKRQYSSSSSGFVIGGKRVLTNAHSVEHHTQVKLKKRGSETKYLATVLAIGTECDIAMLTVSDDEFWEGVSPVEFGELPALQDAVTVVGYPIGGDTISVTSGVVSRMEILSYVHGSTELLGLQIDAAINSGNSGGPAFNDKGTCVGIAFQSLKHEDAENIGYVIPTPVIKHFITDYEKNGAYTGFPIIGIEWQKMENPDLRTSMGMKADQKGVRIRRIEPTAPDSHLLKPSDVILSFDGVNIAYDGTVPFRHGERIGFSYLVSQKYTGDSALVKVLRNSKILEFNIKLGTHKRLIPAHINGKPPSYYIIGGFVFSPVSVPYLRSEYGKDYDFDAPVKLLDKHLHAMAESSDEQLVVVSQVLVADINIGYEDIVNTQVLAFNGKPVKNLKNLATMVESCDDEYLKFDLDYNQMVALQTKTAKAATLDILLTHCIPSAMSDDLKS